The stretch of DNA taaatggaTTGCTACAAAGAAAgatttgttttcacttttttttttacagaacttatgaaacatttcaaacaaaaaaatgaacgtGGAACAAATTCTGTGTCAAAAGGTGACTTAAACGTAATTTCCAACAGTGATAAACCTTGAACTTATTCTAAAAGGACAATTAAAAACAGTCAAGATTTATAAAAGTCCTTTTAAACTGTTAAGTATAACTAAAAGGGGCTTCATAGGAAAAGCTGTAGAAATTACATGTAGGATGAAAGCACATTCAGCGTTAGTGATTTTCTGCTTGTCGAAAGAGTCCAGGACTGTTTATTCTCTCATCAAAACCAATGAGCCCATTTACTAAGAACAAGTCGATAACACTACACAGTATGTCTTAAAAGGATCTGTACAGTTCTTGCATTAACTTAAGGCCAGTGTCACTCCATACTTTCTGGGTCTGCCTGGGCCATGTAGGCATCCAATTCAGCATCTAGGTGACCTTTGGTCTTTGACATGTAGGCATCTAGCTGGTTGTCCAGTTGCTCGCGAGTCATCGAAGGTCGGCCGACACCTCTGCCACGGCCCCGTCTTCCAGCAAATCCACCTCGTCCACGCAGACCACCCCGCCCTGTGCACAAAACAATACAAGGTGGAAAGATTAATTGGAAGTAGAACCTTATGTTAAGAAAACTGTAGCCAAtttctgtgcttttttttgttaagctCCAGTTTAAACTCAAGTTTTGAGAGTGCGATGTCAACACATTTAAGGAAAAGGCAAGACCTAGTttgaatgacaataaaaaatgcTCCAAGTATATAAGGTATGCAAATACCGCATTTGTTCAGACTTGTCATAATGGAGAAAATCGTATTCCGAAAAATGATACCGCTTGCTAATACACTTGAAACGAGTACAATAGTATAATCAGcaatttcattttgatataaaaacataaataaaaatggacaaagTAATCAGAATTAAAAGATTTATCGGAAGAACAGATGTTTAGTGTGCATTAAAACAGATCCGCCATATttacccgcatataagccgcctctgtgtagaagccgcacccttaaaattgccttaaaatgttgaattttacaattttatcgCATAGAAGCCACCCCGATTCACAAATTTCAcatccatattcatagttttaataggaagtacaaatgtgttacttgaagggaaaatcataagaaaaatcatcgcacatggtatttctgagatactatatgaatcaaaagcacattagggtCAATACAGtaaaggaagttaatatgccggtctttgtaaatgcaaaatatcaaaatatttaatttgaaaaaaaaaaaaaaaaaaaaaaagtctatattGATGAGatcctgatgctttttaatgacagaaattacaattttcttaccagaagtttaagatgctgTGGTGGGCAAATTGCTTCTTATGTcttaatctctttttttttccccgatggttcatattactgcaatagttgtcactttcgaacaaaaaataaaaagcaatgcggaattttgttttatttcataaccaCAAaggtacaatcatttcctttcaaaaaggaagtaacgtaagcacaactaggaagtgtgtctgtagcggtatagtgttcaccaagtctttgggtgcaataatagcatgagatacacataacgcaggtatcaaggctgatattttaatgatcgaccgcaagatcttcgatcagccttaacaactattgggatgtgctgacatggtaaacgctacaaaCGCATtcatcaaggctactcgcgtctggccagtcagagcacatttaactaggcGGTGCCCTATGTAAGATGGCAACGCCCttagcgagcagtgacaggcacaagtgaggtatttcaccttttatgcaaaagttttttcccttgaatttaattcatagacatcaaaataaagtttagcgttttatctgtttgttttctctattgcaaaataaatgaccgtatcatccgcattgtcttgcgttatggcgtttcgtctgtcTCCTTGCTTGTCGTCTGTTTATGCGCAaaaaagccgtacccttgaaacagtcattttttgtccgacaaatgtagcttatatgcgagtaaatacagtacacAAGGGCAAAAATTGGGAGACACTGTGTAAACCTGCAACTTTTCAGCACTGGAGAATTGAAAACCAAAATTGGTGTGACCTTATCATGCTTTCGACCTaacggagggaaaaaaacaatgagaaAATTTGAGGTGGCGAATTGCTTGTTGTGCTTTTCTTTCAATCTTCAACAAAGAGTGGCAGCGTAGATGCCTCAAAACAGGTCTCAAATGATGTGAAGGAAAAAGACCAACATCATGGTTTAAGGCAGAGGTGCCCAAatccggtccttgagggcccctatccagtcagtTTTCCAAATCCCCCTCCTCTACTACACcggaatcaaatgatcaactcaccaGCAAGCTGTCCAAAAGATTAACAACGATCCTgaatatttgattcaggtgtgttggtgtaGCAAGACATGGATAACAGACTGGTTAGGGTCCCTCGAGGACAAGAATTGGGCAcctctggtttaaaaaaaagatattgttGAGGCTGCTAGTTTACACTGTGATCAACATAATGAGAAATTaaagacaaacaattattaGTGCTGTccgacaaagaaaaaaactaccACAATGTCGGCCATTTTATATCACGATATGAATTGGCCACAATAAATGTATTTGGTGAAAAACTATTCTACTTTTTCAGCTTCTCCACAGTAATTTAATTACTGAATTGAGATTCAACTGACCAGCCACAAATTTTAAATGGATGATAGCTTCATTCTGAAACATAGCATTGCAGAATGATGAAACAAAATTTGCGTTAATTATAAAATGGAGGGTTTCCATTGTGATGAAAGAACACTTGAACCACAGTAAAATTGGCGACGGATCTATGATGACACCAATATTTGGGATTTTGATGTATATTGGCTTTTTTTCAACCCGatttaaaactgggttatttCAGCTCAGATGCAGCCACGCTTCTCTTCTCTTTCTCCTGCCTGCTGTGTCATGCACAATTCACATCCACGCTGATAGTAAAAGACCTGGTCGTTAAGGGATCTTTTATCTTTAACAAAGACACTTCCCGCGATTATGCTTCAATTCAGCGCCCTTTGTTGCTAATGAGACGGGTCTCAGCTGCCTCCCTCCATCTTCAGTGAGAGTCGACCGGCAACGGAATTTAACAAGGAAACTCTTTCCTCACATGTCTCAACCGCAGACACCCATATTGTAATATATGGGCCATTTACCCCTAAATACATGCAGTGCATTAACCTGTAAAAAGTCAGGACTAAGCAGCAATGGATTATAACTCCAGGGTTCAGATCAGTGGAGAATAGCAGTTTACTATTAAGATATTACGGTAACGAAATGGACtcaaatgtattcattataGCGCTGCATTGAACCATTACACGTCGTGACCAGAAGAAAACTTACAAAATAGGAAATTCATTTAAAAGTCTGACAAAATTGATTATTTCTATAATTCCGGGAAATTGACTTTTATCTACTTTGATCTCTACTATTCTACatacgaaaaaaaaatcttgtttaatGAAACAagatttcatatttaaaatgaaatcattCTAAACCAttaaatgtgaatattttgtaacttgatatttaatcatttaatttaggCAAACTTTACAAATCACTataatttattatgtttttgAGAAATTTGACTGTTTTAAgcgagaataaaaataatatgacAAGAAGccaagagccacattcattttggccaggagccCCATGCAGCTCAAGAGTCACATGTTcaccacccctgcactagagaaTTTGTGCACCAATGATGGTAATTGAGCAACACTGAAATAAGTGTACCTCTGACTATTCCTCCACGGGGTGCTCCTCTCCCCATTGCTCCTCCTCGTCCAGGAATTCCTCCACGTTGGCGGCCACCTCTACGCATCGCTATACGACCAGCAAATCCACGGCCGCGCATGGGAAAACCAGGAGCCATCCGCTTTCctacatataaaaatatacaaaaataaaagcccAAACTGTGGAAATGATGCTTAGATTTGGAGAACACAAGATCTGAATACGCACCTCTCAGGGAAAGAGCACCTCTCATCATTGCTCCTCTGCCTCTTCCTCGGAGTCCTCTGCTCATCCCACGCATTCCTCCTCTACCACCAATGGCCCCACCGCGCATCCCCACGCCAATTGGACGACCCAACCTGGCTTGGATGTTGCTCTTTCCCAGTCGTTGCTTCAGGCTCTgacaaatcatttaaaaaatgtgaggaCTTTTGTTTAATGTGCCTCTCAAATAGCACTGATCAAAATTCAGGATTCAGGAAGGCAAGCAGCAAGACAGTGGCTTGAAAACTCATGAAGGTGACTAGAAAAATGAGATGCTTTAGTGTGTACTGTCAGCTATTGCATGATTTAATTGTCTCCCTCCTGTGCTTCTTTTCCAGGCTTggaaaacaccttgattttaaACAAGTAAACATCCAAAACATGGCAGAAACACCTTGATTTTAAACAGTTTGAATAAAAACAGTGAATTATAGCTTGTAGATTATACAATGTCCAGCTACAATTTCAAGTCGGAATATTTGtggtatgcacacacacacaccgtattttcacacctatactaTGCCGAGCCTCTTTTAGCACTGTATGGATTTTGAATCAGggttgaaaatgcctcttaaGTGTCCTGTGTCATCTAATGCATCATAAATGAATGGACAGTGCATTACATCAAGAAAGAAGGAGCGAACATTGggtaaccactaggaataaaatCATCGTTAAGATGGAAAATGGCCTATTGCGAGATGATTCCTCTGGATACTaacatgattagaaccaaaCCAAAGAACTTTTACGATAGCTTAGCTCCTGACGAAGACAACGAAGATGAACTTCAGCCTCGTTCCAGTGTCTCCTTGGGAGACCAGGAGGCAGCAAAACTCTACGCCGAGAACGAGTTTTTAACATGAATGAGGATGCCTTCATGggcattcttattcaaagatgaactgaacaTAAGGATCATCGTGTGGGAATGATGGTAAAGCCAGTCTTAATCGAGAAgttcgaccgtcctcatgcttaaagacaagaacaaagccttgatgcccgtctactggatgagcaacagaaAAGCCTAAATCATGAAATCCTTCACAAAAGACTGGTTCTTAAACTATTTCATCCTGAACATGACactgtacctcgctgaaaggggGCTGCCCTTCAAGGTCCTCCTTCTACTGCAGTGCAGGAGGACTAGAattcctttattgtcattacacaagtataatggatttggactaaaactcccattaacctgttttttatttatttatatcaagcggagaggaactattttagctgcgagtacagtatttaaagcatttaattttttttatatatagattacatttatatattaatacattagtcttttcatatgcttatagctgtcatatttaataaatacacttcatgCTAATTAACCGATTATGGCagccatatctggtctacattatccgcgatattcgaaggGTTACTATACTACTGTACCGCATACATTCCTCAGCCGCTTCATGAGGCACACATCCAATGGCTTGTTAACACCATTTCCAATTGCTAAACACATGACAGCAAATCAATCCATTTAGGCATCTTGACTACAACATGAATTATTTTGTGAAATCCCAGGCGTAACCGGATTCCTGTGGGATGGGAATCAAAATTTTATTAATCCAAGATTGCGATGTTTACGGGAATAATAATCAATGGGAATGTGTGGGATCCGTAACACATAAATACATGATTTTCATCAATATAAAACAATCCGACAAAAGCATAAATAATAAATCCACGCATGATTCATGGTCTATTCTAGACATTGTCAAGACCATCTTCTATTGTTAAAAACGTGTTGAACAACGGTGCTAAACTGGATGTTCCAGTTGGAACATATAGTGATCGAACATGACATGGTTGTTGGTCCCAGATGGGCTGATCTCAGTATTTTCTTCAGAAACTACTGATCTACTTAGAGCCTCATTCTCAAATATCTCGAGTTTAAAAAGAATGAGCTGAAAAAATGCCAGTCAGTGGCAGTCCTCAGGACAAAAATGCCTTGTTGATGCTTAAGGTTAGATTGGTTTGAGGTGATAGAAAGGCAACAGTAACTCAACCTTTCGTTACTATTGAGGTATGCAAAAGACTGCATGCTTATGTAAGCGTACGTATGCTTAAGGCACACATTTCAAGTGTCCAAGATAATGTGTCAATAAACAGGCGGATTGTCAAAACTCTTATGTCAAGCCAGCCAACCAGTTCCCCACTTAAAATGTCGGATGCGATGCGGTCTGAGAGCAAGAGGTGCTCATCAACGGAGCCAAACATGGCTCACgggcactgttccctctaagctgcgcgcgtgcgcaattgcgcactactctcgtctcctctgcgcagcagcaatcctatggcgcgcagtaaaaaaaaaaaaaactgatattttttttttttttttttttttttttttttttttttttttttttttttttttttacccctttcttcatgatggcgccgtttaagcagcagccagtggcagtagctctgtccacttatgtgtgatactggtgtgcccatagcgagcaatgatgatgtcgtgaccggatgattcgcctaaagacgttttgccgacggacgtttgacagacggacaggtctccgaatgaacgttcgttcaaacagcgtttaatgattaaatacaaatactagtatttgtatttaatcattaaacgctgttttcagctggatttgaccgaatttgagagcattttaagccgtttggcgaatggacgtatatggacatttttttgcctccatcgcgacatcatcgcgacattttaccgaggaattcacttccctgggctcggttctaatgtccaaagagctccagtatttgtatttaatcattaaatgctgttttaggatggatttgacccgattgctgtcattttacggctcggttctgctacatctgcccgcccaagagtgtttattcccgggctgccattgatggtagactaacattgatttttactataatttggacaacaccggcggcgggccggattaaaaatcctaacgggccgtatatggcccgcgggccgaggttgaaaaacttgtacacacacgatccgggggcggggcgagcgcgcgaatcccgtttcggcgaaacctccgttcggccgaatgaacgttcggcggaacgtccattcggcgacctgcccgtctgtcaaacgtccgtcggcgaaacgtctttaggcgaatcatccgagtaccgatgatgtcgctcacactggtactcagtgcgctcagggaggttgactttctgctcagaccaacgaaaaattagagggaacattgctcacggGCCATACATTCCCAACacgacaaaatataatacaaatgaTTTTATAAAAGTCCAACGACCCTAGGGACACGTACCTGTTTGTGACTCAGGGCAGCTTGCACTGACGGTCGATTCTCCATCTGCTGGGCCAACCGGCGATTGCGAGCACTGGCCATATGCTGCTGTTGCATGGTGGCTCGAATGCTAAGCGCAGTGGGCTGCTTGTTCTTCAGCATGTTAGTGAAGCTTTAGAAGGTGGAAGGGAAAAGAGGACGTAAAATACGAGGACAGGGCACACAGAAGAGGAGGAAGCAGGATTCCACATCAAGTCATTTCTCACGTCATGGATGTGGCCACACTTACTGCCATGGCTCGTATGTGATTTATATTCCATTTGCAGGCACTAATTTCTCTCTTTGGAatgtcaaaacattttattcaaaACCAAAGACAAGGAGCAAAGTAGACTGAGGGAGAAAGAAGAGCCAAAGATGTGAATTCAACAGGAAGAGAGATAGAGTAGAATTGCCTCTTACTGGCCCCAAGCTGACTGGTTCATTGGGTCGTCCTGCAGTCGCAGAGGCCATGGACTATTTGGCAACTTGGCCTCTTACAGCAAGGACCATGACACAGATGAAGCGCAGCAGGGAAGGCTGCTTTGTCACGTCCAAGCTAGGACTAAGTACCGTGTATAGACGAAGTGAAAGAAACAGATTAGAAAGACAAGAAGTGCTCAACTTTGGCTGGTTTGAGAGAGAAACCTTTTTAGACTATTAAAGTGCATATCCACTCCCTTTTATGGGTTATACTTTATGTACACAGTACCATGTACATTACAGGGAGTGCAAGTGCCATGGAATTTTCAGGACAATGTTCAAGGCCATTGTAGGTCTAGCAAGTACCACTTCCAGGCCTTTTGTGTACTGCTCACACACAACGTGGACTGGATAACATGTTTAGTGGCTTGCTACCTTCTTAATCGATTTTATGCAGCCAAAATGTTTCACAGGTCCAACGAAGCTGAGTGAGCAGTACACAGACAGGGACATTCTAAACGGCATCCATTTTGAGACAGCTCCCTGACAGTGGCCTTCTTCAGAGAGCACAAAGACCTCCAAAATAACAAGGATGGCCCTTGGGTCTGGTGATAAACTGGAGACAGGGTGCATGGCGTCTCACCGCTCATTCAGGGACACTTTGGTGGTGCTCTTCAGGACCACTTTTTGAGATGATGCAGcactcatttttaatgaattctgttgcaggctcctggaaaaaaaaattgaatacagAGACATTCAATTgggttgcaaaaaaataaacggaAAGTTGGACGGCAACATTACGAAAAGATAAACAGAGTCAGTTAATCCTCTATGACGCACTCCGTCACTCAATCACAGAGCTGGCAACCTCTCCGAAATTtcgaagcccccccccccccgtatacaacgaaatatcccatgttaaagcagtctccaaaaggaccgacatttgcacattggaCAACttgcaagtgcgacttcagcgtaacatatggtggaattactga from Stigmatopora argus isolate UIUO_Sarg chromosome 21, RoL_Sarg_1.0, whole genome shotgun sequence encodes:
- the chtopa gene encoding chromatin target of PRMT1a, coding for MQHSLSLQQNSLKMSAASSQKVVLKSTTKVSLNERFTNMLKNKQPTALSIRATMQQQHMASARNRRLAQQMENRPSVQAALSHKQSLKQRLGKSNIQARLGRPIGVGMRGGAIGGRGGMRGMSRGLRGRGRGAMMRGALSLRGKRMAPGFPMRGRGFAGRIAMRRGGRQRGGIPGRGGAMGRGAPRGGIVRGRGGLRGRGGFAGRRGRGRGVGRPSMTREQLDNQLDAYMSKTKGHLDAELDAYMAQADPESME